The Frankiales bacterium genome segment GAGGGCAGATGGGGGCGACTACGAAGATCAGCGCGGCCGACCCAGCCCCGACGGTCGACTCTTCGATCAAGCCACAACCCGGGCCCCACACACAGATTCGCGCGCCACGGGCCTCTTGACAACAGAGAGGTGCCATTCTGTGCCGCATGGGGGGAGTCGGGCATCGCTCCGCTGCGGCCGTTGCGGCGGTTGTCCTGTCGAGCGGCTTGGTCGGTTGTACGACGAGCCAAGCGGCAGCGCCGCCAGCGCTGTACTCGCCCGTCTCCGGACATGTCGGCGAAGGCTTGGCTGGCTTTCACCCAGGTGACAAGCTCAGCGTTGGCGACATACCTGTCTGCCTCGACAGCCCGGGCTCCGTCACCATCACGAATGTCGAACCCGTGGGTGAGCAGAACGGGATGACAGTGGTTGCCTTCGCCGTCCGCACGATTCCTGCCGGAGTTAGCCCCAAGGGCGAAGCCCTCGGAGACTTGACGGCGATGGGGGTCACTGCCGCTGAGCAGCAGCAACGGGTCGTCTCCAATGTGTGCGGTGCGCAGTCTCGGTCCAACGTTGGCCTGACAGGCCCACCGCCCGCAGGCACAACCGAGCAGTGGGTCGAGGTGGACGTGACGGTAACAGCGCCCACCCTGCCCGCGAGCGCCCAGGCGTTCCGCATTCAGTACCGCGACGCCTTGGGCCACGAGCGTTCAACCGTCTCCAACGTTTCACTCGCCATGTGCGGAGGCAAGGTCGGCGACGCCTGCCAACCGCCGTAGACGCAACAGGAATGCCGATAGCGTGCCGCTCCGGGGCGCGCAGAACCGTTAGCGGGTGATAGGCGCGTTGGGATCCAGCCGCCAGTTGAGCGGTTCTCCAGCGGGTACCAGTGCCCAGGCAGTCCAACCCGAGTCGTTCAGCCGACGGCGCATGAACCGTCCCTCGCCGAGCGTGGCGAACCGCTCGTCCTGCAGCGGCGCAGTGGTCACTGCTCGACCCTGGTTCTGAATCTGCCTCTTGTGGAGGCCAGCATCGCGCAACGCACGGTTGGCCGTCGACGCGCTGTCGCCGAGGACGGCGATCTGCGAGGCCCAGCCGTCTGCGGCCCTGTCTTCGACCTCGAACACGTAGACGAGTAGCACGTCTCGATCCTGCACCGAGTCGCATGCGGCAGGCGAGTGAGATGAGCCGTTCGCGCTCGCGGTCACGATGTCTTGCAGGCATTGCTGTGGGGATCTCCGACCGTCAGGGTCGCGGTCGAGGAACGCGTCACGGTCGCGGCCGCCCCAGGCACCTGCGTTGCCACGACCATCGAGCCTGTGGGCGAGGCAGTGGTGGCATCCACGGACAAACCGTCGGCGGTGAGCATGGCGACGGCCGTGTTGATGTCCATCCCGGTGACCTGGGGAAGGACTGCCGTCGCAGGCGATGCCGGCCAAGGCGCGCCGGCATTGACGCTGACCATGTGATGGACCTGGATCGTGCTCCCCGCTGCGACGCCTTCGAGCGGACGGGGGAAGCCGAGGCGGCGGCATACCCGTTGACACGTCACAGGGTCAACGGTCATCGCGGCAGGATGCGAGAACCGAGTCGACGTGCCGCTCGAGCTCGCCTGCGCGGGCGACGGGTGAGGGACGCGCCTTCTCAGGAGGGGGCCGGCGGGCGCACCAGCGCCAGCACGTCCGCCCCGAGCCGCTCCTGCGGGGGGCGCTCGGCGTCGGACTCGAGCTCGGCCGCCGAGGGCAGCTCCACGAGCAGCACCGGCTCGCCGCCCTCGGGTCGCAGCACGCCCCGGGCGTAGCCGGGCAGGCTCTCCGGCACGCGCTCGTCCTCGAGCGGGAGCTCGTCGGCGGCCAGCACCGCGAGCACGCGGTCGACGACGACGCCGACGTGACGCCGGTACACCGGCAGCAGCACGTCCCCGACCTCGTCGGGGTCCTGGCGCAGGTCCACCACCGGCACCGACCTGCCGCGCGCGTCCACGAGCGCCACCCCGCGCCCGAGCGGGTGGCTCCGGTCGGCGAGCAGCTCGATCCGGGCCGCGCGCACCACCTCGTGCACCTCGCCCACGGCGGCGGCGAAGACAGTGGAGCCGACGGCGAAGAGCACGTAGCCCTGCGGGTCGGGTGCCGCGGCGCGCGGCGCGCGGCGCTCCGCCCCGGACGTCGTCGCGGCCGCGTCGGATGAGTCGGCAGCAGCCGTGCGGTCGCTCCACGGCCGGCCGGGGCGGCGTCGTTCCACGCCACCCGGCGCACCCGGGACCGGCGCCGCGGCCGGGTCGTTACTGCGTGGCGGAGCCGGGTCGCCACCGAGTGGCGGAGCTGGGGTCGCCTCGTCGGTGGCGGGCACGGGCGCGGCGGGCACGGGGGCGGGCGCGAACCGCGAGGCCGGCGCCGCCTCCGGGCTCATCCGCCCTCCTCGGCCGCGCGCCGGTCGCACTGGTCCGCCAGGCGGCGGCACAGCGCCACGAGCTGAGCCACGTCGCAGCCGTCGAGCAGGTCCACGAGGTCGGCCGGCGGAGTCTGCGGCAGGGTCGCGGCCGCCGAGCGGTACTCGCGGGCGGCGGCGGCGTGCTCGCCGCAGCGGGAGAGCGCCCCGGCCAGCTGGAACCGGGCGTGCCCGGCCTTGGGCGCGAGGTAGACGGCCTTGCGCAGCGCGACGAGCGCGCCCTCGTCGTCGCCCACGGTGGCCCGGGCCCGGCCCTCGACGACGTACGCCTCCACCTCGAACGGGCTGGCCATGGCGGCCGAGGCCGCCAGCCGCGCGGCCTCGGCGTAACGGGCCAGCGCGAGGGCGGCGCGCGCCTGCCCGAGCAGGTCGGTGGCGGTGTCCGGGTCCGGCACGGAGTCGGTCGGACGCACGACGGGCTGCGGCGCCTCGGGCCAGCTGCGCCGGTCGCGCCGCTCGGCCCGCACGACGGCGCGCCGGTGGGGCCGCGGTGCGGCGGGGGCCTCGCCCTCGGCGGGGGCGGCCGCCGGCACGGCGGGCGAGTCCTTGCGGTAGGCGAAGGCGTCCCCGAGGGTCACGAGCGTGAACGCGTCGGTCACCTGCCAGAGGGTCTCGGCGTGGCCCACCAGCAGGTATCCGCCCGCGCCGAGGACGGTGTGGAAGCGGCCCACCAGCTCGCGCATGGTGTCGCGGGAGAAGTAGATGGTGACGTTGCGGCACACCACCAGGTCGACCTCGCCGGGGCCGAACGGCGGCTCGTCCGCGACGAGGTTGTGCAGGCGCACGTCGACGAGGTCGCGCACCGCGGGCACCACGGAGCGGGTGCCGTCGGGCTCGGTGGTGAACCAGGCCGCGAGCCGCTCGTCGTCCACCAGGCTCAGCGAGCGCCCGGCGTAGCGCGCCCGCCGGGTGGCCTCGACGGCCTGGGTGGCGAGGTCCGTGGCCAGGATGCGCACCTGCGGCGCCTCGGGCAGCGACGCCGCGACCTCGGCGGCCAGGATCGCCAGCGAGTACGGCTCCTCGCCGCTCGAGCAGCCCGCGCTCCACACCGTGAGCGGGCGGCCGCGTGCCACCGCGCGGCGCATCAGCTCGGGCAGCAGGCGTCGGGCCAGCGCGGTCATCTGCGGCGGGTTGCGGAAGAAGTGCGTCTCCGGGACGGTCACCGCGTCCAGCAGCCGCTGGCGCTCCTCGGCGCCGGCCGGCGTGCTGATGCGGGCGAGGTAGGCGCCGAGCTCCGCTGCGCCGCTGGCCGCGAGCCGCTCGGCGATCACCGCCGAGAGCGTGGGACGCCGGCTCTGGTCGAACACCAGGCCCGCCTCGTGCGCGAGGTAGCCGGCCAGCGCGGCGAACTCCGCGTCGGTCAGCGCCTGCGGGCCCACCGCGACGCCGCTCACCTCACACCGCCTCGGGCACGCAGAGGCGCTCGACCGCGAGCAGGATGCGCTCGGAGATCTCCGGCAGCGGCAGCTCGACGTCGAGCCCGTCGAGGGCGGCCGCGGCGGCGGGCATGCCCCACACGGCGCTCGTGCGCTCGTCCTGGCCGATGGTGAACGCCCCCACGCGCCGCAGCGCGAGCATCCCGGCCGCGCCGTCGCGACCCATCCCGGTGAGCAGCACGCCCACCGCCCGCTCGCGGCACACCTCCGCCACCGAGCGCAGCGTGCGGTCGATCTCCGGGATGTGGAACTGCGCGGGGTGCGGCTCCTCGATGCGGATCCGCAGGCCGCCCTCCACCACGAGGTTGCCGTCGCTGGGTGCGAGCACCACGTGGCCCGGGCGCAGCCGGTCGCCGTTGAGCGCCACCGAGACCGGCATCGGGACGACGCCGTCGAGCCACTTGGCCAGCCCCTCCACGAAGCCGTCGGCCATGTGCTGCACGACGAGCACCGGGGCGGGCAGGTCGGCGGGCAGCGCGCCCAGCACGGCGGCCAGCGCGGGCGGGCCGCCCGTGGAGGCGCCGATGACGACGATCGGCGGCCGCCGGCGGCGCGCCCGGCGCGCCTCCTCGGCGTCGCCCGGTCCCGAAGGCTGCTCGGTCGCGACGACCCGCGGCGGGGCGGGCGCGGCGAGCACGGTGCCCAGGCCCCGCTCGCGCAGGCGCCCGCGAGGATGCGTGATGACGCGCACCCGGCTGGCCACCCGCAGGTGCCGCCCGAGGGCCCGGGCGTAGGGCGCGGCGCCGAGGCGCTCGGTGCCGGGGGCGACGACGTCGACGGCCCCGGCCGCGAGCGCCGCCGCGGCGTTGTCGGCGGCCGCACCCGTCAGCACGATCGGGGTGGCCCGTCGTCCCATCACCAGCTCGACGAGGTCGAGGCCGCCGGCGTCGAGGGCGAGGTCGAGCAGCACGGTGTCGGGACGTCGCTCGCTCACGAGCGTCACGGCGTCCTCGACCGAGCGGCTCGTGCCGACCACGGAGACGCCCACGGCCTCGAGCAGCTGGGCCAGCCTCGTGGCGCGCACGTGCGTGCCGGCCACGACCACCGTCGAGACGACGGTGAGCGGCTCGGGCGGGCTGCCGTCACGACGCGACGCCGTCACCTGCCACCTCCGCTCCCGAGCGGGGCGACGCGTCCGCGCGCCCCTCGTAGCCGATTCGTCACGATCGGGCTAGTACTTGAGGGGGATGCCCGCGTCGGAACGGCATCCTGGAGCGCCCGCTCGCCACCCCAGAGGCACTCGGACGAACGACGTTCGCCCCACGGCCGGACGACCGGACGGCCCTCCGCCGGCTCGACTCGAGCGCCCCGGGCCAGACAGGGATCTCCGCCTGGCGTGAGTTCCCGTAGGACACGTGTCAACCTTTCGCCCTGTCCCGCGTCTATGCCCCCGACATCACGCCGAGAAGGGGTCCGCCATGAGAGGCACGAGCGACGCGTGGGGGTCCGTCGACGCCCCCCCGTCGCGAGATGCGGCGGTCACCTCGTTGTTCCATGCGCACTACCGGCGCCTGCTCGGCCTGGCCGGTCTCCTGGTCGACGACCGGGGGACGGCCGAGGAGGTCGTGCAGGACGCTTTTGAAAGGCTGTACCGCGGATGGGGTTCGCTGCGGGACCCCGGCGCGGCAGTGGCCTACCTGGACAGGAGCGTCGTGAATGGGGCTCGCTCGCGGCTCCGTCGACGACTCACCGAACGCTCCCACCGTCCCCCGGAAGGGGATCCATGGCCGTCCGCCGAGGCAACGGCGGTCGACAGCCGGCAGCGCGACCATCTGGTGGCTGCAGTCCGGCAACTGCCGCAGCGACAGCGCGAAGTGATCGT includes the following:
- a CDS encoding PASTA domain-containing protein, encoding MTVDPVTCQRVCRRLGFPRPLEGVAAGSTIQVHHMVSVNAGAPWPASPATAVLPQVTGMDINTAVAMLTADGLSVDATTASPTGSMVVATQVPGAAATVTRSSTATLTVGDPHSNACKTS
- a CDS encoding SigE family RNA polymerase sigma factor — protein: MRGTSDAWGSVDAPPSRDAAVTSLFHAHYRRLLGLAGLLVDDRGTAEEVVQDAFERLYRGWGSLRDPGAAVAYLDRSVVNGARSRLRRRLTERSHRPPEGDPWPSAEATAVDSRQRDHLVAAVRQLPQRQREVIVLRYYLDLSEDQIAHWLGVSPGSVKKHAHRATTALQKRMEAWA
- a CDS encoding response regulator; translation: MTASRRDGSPPEPLTVVSTVVVAGTHVRATRLAQLLEAVGVSVVGTSRSVEDAVTLVSERRPDTVLLDLALDAGGLDLVELVMGRRATPIVLTGAAADNAAAALAAGAVDVVAPGTERLGAAPYARALGRHLRVASRVRVITHPRGRLRERGLGTVLAAPAPPRVVATEQPSGPGDAEEARRARRRRPPIVVIGASTGGPPALAAVLGALPADLPAPVLVVQHMADGFVEGLAKWLDGVVPMPVSVALNGDRLRPGHVVLAPSDGNLVVEGGLRIRIEEPHPAQFHIPEIDRTLRSVAEVCRERAVGVLLTGMGRDGAAGMLALRRVGAFTIGQDERTSAVWGMPAAAAALDGLDVELPLPEISERILLAVERLCVPEAV